Within the Scytonema millei VB511283 genome, the region TCACCTGCAACTACCTTTACCAGATCGCCGCGATGCAGTTGGGTGGATGAAATTTCTTGAATCGAGCCATCGGGTAAAAGTTTTTTGGCAATTGTATCTGATTTCGTCGATCGCAAAGCATCGGCTTGCGCCTTACCTCGTCCTTCTGCCACGGCTTCGGCAAAGTTCGCAAAAACAATGGTGAAGAATAAAATTACGGCGATTAATCCGTTAAAAAATCGTAGGTTTTCTCCTTGAACTGGTCCAAATAAATTAGGATCGAATGTCATTAAGACGGTGATAATTGTTCCTACGTAAACCACAAACATGACGGGATTTTTTAACATCACTCGTGGCTTAAGCTTGACAAAAGATTCCTTAATTGCTCTTTTGTAAAGTCCTTTTGTGTCTACTTTCGGTGTATGCTTGCGATCGCCGCGTGGTCCTTGGGGTCTGGGACGTGGGGGTTTTGTAGAGGTTGCTTCCATATAAAAGTGTTGCGTGGTGCGTGGTAGGGGCGCACAGCCGTGCGTCCGCGTTAATTGCCAGATACTAGTTGAAATCCTTCTGCAATTGGTCCCAAAGCTAGGATGGGGAAGAATGTGAGTACGCCAAGGATGAGAATTACGCCAGCCGTAACGCCTGTAAATAGCAGCGTGTCAGTTCTCAAAGTACCAGTTGTTTCTGGAACTGGCTGTTTGCGTGCCATGCTATCGGCTAATAGCAACAAGGCAATAATTGGTAAGTATCGTCCAGCTAATAAGCTGAAACAAGCGGTTAAATTCCACCATAAAGTAGCATCTCCTAATCCTTCAAAGCCAGAACCATTGTTAGCGGCAGCTGAGGTATATTCGTAGACAACTTGAGAAATTCCGTGAAACCCAGGGTTGCTAATTCCTGCTAAGGTATCAGGAAAGGCAAGGGTAATCGCACTGGGAATTAAAATCGCGATCGGGTGGACGAGTAAAATAACGCTAGCAAGAACGATTTCCCGTTTTTCAATTTTGCGTCCCAAAAATTCTGGGGTTCTCCCTACCATTAAACCCGTGAGAAACACGGTCAAAATTAGGTAAACGAACAAATAAGCCGTTCCCGTTCCCTGTCCGCCCCAAACCATTTGAACGAACATATTAAATAGGGTGGAAAATCCCCCATTGGGCATAAGAGAATCGTGCATTCCATTGACTGCACCGCACATCGTTCCTGTTGTTAAGACTGCCCACAATGCGGTTTCTGCCCAACCAAATCTGATTTCTTTGCCTTCTAAATTGGGCTGGTCGCCAATTAAATTATTTACGAGAGGGTTGCCTTGATATTCACCTACTCCTGTCACGACAACTAGCGTGACAAAAATGATAAATACCATCCAAAACAGCAACCACCCCTGCTTTTTATTATTAGCAAAGATACCGTAGGTGATGATTAATGCGGCTGGAACGCAAACCATCGCAATCATTTCTACCAAATTTGTAAACGCATTTGGGTTTTCAAAGGGATGGGCGGAGTTGATGCCAAAAAAGCCGCCGCCATTTTCTCCCAGTTCTTTAATAATTTCAAAATGGGCAACTGGACCTCTGGCAATAACTTGAGTTGCGCCCTCTAAAGTAGTAACTGTTGCTGGTTCTGCTAGGGTTTCTGGTACACCTGCAATTAATAATGCGATCGCCCCTACGATCGAAATTGGCAGTAAGATTCGGGTAATCGATCGCACTAAATCCACATAAAAATTACCTAGAGGTCTACCCGTCAAACCGCGAATAAAGGCTATTCCTACAGATAACCCCGTGGCGGCTGAGGTAAACATCAAAAATCCTAAAGCTAGCATTTGACTGGCATAACTAAAGGTTGTTTCACCAGAATAATGCTGTTGATTGGTGTTTGTGACAAATGAGATAGTGGTGTGTAGGGCTAAATCCCAACTGGATGCTGGTAAATTCGTTGGATTTAAGGGCAATCTTTCCTGAAACATTAATATGAAATAAACAAAAATGCCCATCACAATATTGCTGTAAAGTATTGCTTGGGCGTATTGCCATCCGGT harbors:
- the kdpA gene encoding potassium-transporting ATPase subunit KdpA, producing the protein MWQGFFQIAITLIILVAITPFFGSYIASVFLEKRTLLDPVAKPIERIIYTLGGIRTKGDMTGWQYAQAILYSNIVMGIFVYFILMFQERLPLNPTNLPASSWDLALHTTISFVTNTNQQHYSGETTFSYASQMLALGFLMFTSAATGLSVGIAFIRGLTGRPLGNFYVDLVRSITRILLPISIVGAIALLIAGVPETLAEPATVTTLEGATQVIARGPVAHFEIIKELGENGGGFFGINSAHPFENPNAFTNLVEMIAMVCVPAALIITYGIFANNKKQGWLLFWMVFIIFVTLVVVTGVGEYQGNPLVNNLIGDQPNLEGKEIRFGWAETALWAVLTTGTMCGAVNGMHDSLMPNGGFSTLFNMFVQMVWGGQGTGTAYLFVYLILTVFLTGLMVGRTPEFLGRKIEKREIVLASVILLVHPIAILIPSAITLAFPDTLAGISNPGFHGISQVVYEYTSAAANNGSGFEGLGDATLWWNLTACFSLLAGRYLPIIALLLLADSMARKQPVPETTGTLRTDTLLFTGVTAGVILILGVLTFFPILALGPIAEGFQLVSGN